From a region of the Corallococcus coralloides DSM 2259 genome:
- a CDS encoding sensor histidine kinase: protein MLRRWTFAQRVGAGLSACLLAGLILLATLVSTAHTLRVDDGALGHHIADILAGLLGLGALVALVMVLRNALGPMHAEAVQSEQRLHLFMDGVSDYALCFLEPDGTVSCWSTGAERLTGWTSSDIVGQRVEVLHVPDAVTHGVPASHRERAARERRLQSEGWRMRKDGSRFWAETLLTALYAEGGTLQGFAEVTRDITERKRTERMQALLAEAGRVLQPQAGAKELGNALTRLCVPEIADACVLYLPDGQGGVRPGAVACADAATQARLWEPLMRRPSLDEPGPARVMHTGRAERFAEVDPGRLPSSVSDSSCAELWRALGVRSALSVPLVVDNRVLGALCLLSTRPHRHYGAVDQAFLEELSARAALALDNARLLAATQNALELIGVAAHDLGTPLSSLQLRLRRVRLQCAPAHAEDPRLREGLLLAEDETKRLGQLVHNLLDLSRLSGGRLVLESRPMDLAELAHEVAARHEDQAAAAGCALTVHARNAARGRWDRQRLDRVLTNLVSNALKFGRGQPVEVHVNVDEDSHRIQMSVRDHGAGIPAEAQQRLFTRFERVTTDSRAPGFGLGLYIVRQLVEAHGGTIRVHSRLGEGSEFTVELPFTQEAQEEVGNTIRV, encoded by the coding sequence ATGCTGCGACGTTGGACCTTCGCTCAGAGGGTCGGGGCGGGTCTGTCCGCGTGCCTTCTGGCCGGACTCATCCTGCTTGCCACCCTGGTGTCCACGGCCCACACGCTCAGGGTGGACGACGGGGCCCTCGGCCATCACATCGCCGACATCCTCGCGGGCCTGCTGGGCCTGGGCGCCCTGGTCGCGCTGGTGATGGTGCTGCGCAACGCGCTGGGCCCCATGCACGCGGAAGCGGTGCAGAGCGAGCAGCGGCTGCACCTGTTCATGGATGGCGTGAGCGACTACGCGCTGTGCTTCCTGGAGCCGGATGGCACGGTGTCCTGCTGGAGCACGGGCGCGGAGCGGCTCACCGGGTGGACGTCCTCCGACATCGTGGGCCAGCGCGTGGAGGTGCTACACGTGCCGGATGCCGTCACGCACGGCGTGCCCGCCTCCCACCGCGAGCGGGCCGCGCGCGAGCGGCGCCTGCAGTCGGAGGGCTGGCGGATGCGCAAGGACGGCTCGCGCTTCTGGGCGGAGACGCTGCTCACCGCGCTCTACGCGGAAGGCGGCACGCTGCAGGGCTTCGCGGAGGTGACGCGCGACATCACCGAGCGCAAGCGCACCGAGCGCATGCAGGCGCTGCTCGCGGAGGCCGGCCGCGTGCTGCAGCCGCAGGCCGGCGCCAAGGAGCTGGGCAACGCGCTCACCCGCCTGTGCGTGCCGGAGATCGCGGACGCGTGCGTGCTCTACCTGCCGGATGGCCAGGGCGGCGTGCGCCCCGGCGCGGTGGCGTGCGCGGACGCGGCCACCCAGGCGCGGCTGTGGGAGCCGCTGATGCGCAGGCCTTCGCTGGACGAGCCCGGCCCCGCGCGCGTCATGCACACCGGCCGCGCCGAGCGCTTCGCGGAGGTGGACCCCGGCCGGCTGCCTTCCTCCGTCAGCGACAGCAGCTGCGCGGAGCTGTGGCGCGCGCTGGGCGTGCGCTCCGCGCTGAGCGTGCCGCTGGTCGTGGACAACCGCGTGCTGGGCGCGCTGTGCCTGCTGTCCACGCGGCCGCACCGCCACTACGGCGCGGTGGACCAGGCCTTCCTGGAGGAGCTGTCCGCGCGCGCCGCGCTGGCGCTGGACAACGCCCGCCTGCTGGCGGCGACGCAGAACGCGCTGGAGCTCATTGGCGTGGCGGCGCACGACCTGGGCACCCCGCTGAGCTCCCTGCAGCTGCGCCTGCGCCGCGTGCGCCTGCAGTGCGCGCCCGCGCACGCGGAGGACCCGCGCCTGCGCGAGGGGCTGCTGCTGGCCGAGGACGAGACGAAGCGGCTGGGGCAGCTGGTGCACAACCTGCTGGACCTGTCGCGCCTGTCCGGCGGCCGGCTGGTGCTGGAGTCCCGCCCCATGGACCTGGCGGAGCTGGCGCACGAGGTGGCCGCCCGCCACGAGGACCAGGCCGCCGCCGCCGGCTGCGCCCTCACCGTCCACGCCCGGAACGCGGCCCGCGGCCGCTGGGACCGCCAGCGCCTGGACCGCGTCCTCACCAACCTGGTCAGCAACGCCCTCAAGTTCGGCCGGGGCCAGCCGGTGGAGGTGCATGTGAACGTGGATGAGGACTCACACCGGATCCAGATGTCGGTGCGGGACCACGGCGCCGGCATCCCCGCGGAAGCCCAGCAGCGCCTGTTCACCCGCTTCGAGCGGGTCACGACGGACAGCCGCGCGCCCGGCTTCGGCCTGGGCCTCTACATCGTCCGCCAGCTCGTCGAAGCCCACGGCGGCACCATCCGCGTCCACTCGCGGCTGGGAGAAGGCTCGGAGTTCACTGTCGAACTCCCGTTCACCCAGGAAGCACAGGAGGAAGTGGGAAACACGATTCGAGTCTGA
- a CDS encoding helicase-related protein, whose product MASLVEGLKVRYLPQPEWGVGHLVSLQEQGAKALIAFPSREDAPVLVSTRGGALVPYPLPKGEPIQTPKGRKATILGEEPGARGLRRYVVRFEDTGEEDELPESEVRALAPRSDLLSTLRDGRVGDAKAFMLRKQALVLDDERRGDALGALLASRVMVKPHQVGVVQRVLSARRPRFVLADEVGLGKTIEAGMVFSALRLVGLARRCIVVAPSHLTVQWLVELFHKFNQLFTLMDSDRYEQSLKEAPDVSPWARFPLVVTSLELLSRTREHREEVAAEDAFWDLVIIDEAHHLKGEKAFAAAKGLAANSWGLLLLTATPMQLDPAEYHGLLTLIDATTAPSVKGFEARLQRQEELSTAVRALMEGKDAKASVASLAKRFPEDARLQTLKEKEALLAHLAETYSLSDRLVRNRRAVVGGFSTRRLHRHPVQLTPEELKARDTALATLAKGTLRGAPLANVLRRLESSPAAFAGAVKSNPALKGADLKLTGRDAKLIAFVGVLRGIWKAEPRAKVLVFTESRDTLESLQSELSREGVEALGYHGDLPLVERDRQVARFRDPEGPRVLLCTEVGGEGRNFQFAHHLVHYDLPWSPSTVEQRIGRLDRIGQTHPVEIHVFDPAGTLASDVLMLLADAVGVFGETVGGLDAVLEEVEDRIADLALLPREARVEYAAELKARVEAAREQVKRAYDPLLDVRSFDKPAVARLVARAQERMGEEPPEPGDEDSDEEAAPLEDGLWSVARDLDERLEETVTELARRVGIGVDTDEQVEAFQVAFQFGHALNVEGLPGIDVMQDRTVLGTFWRDTAVEAEELEYFATGHPLVEALFGFLKDGPYGRSGFRHIEKRGVKKPARGLELLFHVQLPEPQDTSPGARVPSRQLARFLARTLLPVAVVEGPQGPVADASVLAALESDGKALKGDEVHQAFPGFGAFVDAALPVAQAAAEAELGRSAKKARAAIEAERDAAAARLRLSLSHQGLAPEAVEAQVDAERHHYERLLQALAGAKVVLDAACGFTLNR is encoded by the coding sequence ATGGCGTCTCTCGTCGAAGGTCTGAAGGTCCGCTATCTCCCGCAGCCCGAATGGGGTGTGGGGCATCTGGTGTCGCTGCAGGAGCAGGGGGCCAAGGCCCTCATCGCCTTCCCGTCCCGCGAGGATGCGCCGGTGCTGGTGTCCACGCGCGGCGGTGCGCTGGTGCCGTACCCGCTGCCCAAGGGTGAGCCCATCCAGACGCCGAAGGGACGCAAGGCCACCATCCTGGGCGAGGAGCCGGGCGCGCGCGGACTGCGCCGCTACGTGGTGCGCTTCGAGGACACGGGCGAGGAGGACGAGCTGCCGGAGTCCGAGGTCCGAGCGCTGGCGCCGCGCTCCGACCTCTTGTCCACGCTGCGCGACGGGCGGGTGGGGGACGCGAAGGCGTTCATGCTGCGCAAGCAGGCGCTGGTGCTGGACGACGAGCGCCGGGGTGACGCGCTGGGCGCGCTGCTGGCCAGCCGGGTGATGGTGAAGCCGCACCAGGTGGGCGTGGTGCAGCGCGTGCTGTCCGCGCGCCGGCCGCGCTTCGTGCTGGCGGACGAAGTGGGCCTGGGCAAGACGATTGAAGCGGGCATGGTGTTCAGCGCGCTGCGGCTGGTGGGCCTGGCGCGGCGGTGCATCGTCGTGGCGCCCAGCCACCTCACCGTGCAGTGGCTGGTGGAGCTGTTCCACAAGTTCAACCAGCTCTTCACGCTGATGGACTCGGACCGCTACGAGCAGTCGCTTAAAGAAGCGCCGGACGTCTCTCCGTGGGCGCGCTTCCCGCTGGTGGTGACGAGCCTGGAGCTGCTCAGCCGCACCCGCGAGCACCGCGAAGAGGTGGCCGCCGAGGACGCCTTCTGGGACCTGGTCATCATCGACGAGGCGCACCACCTCAAGGGCGAGAAGGCCTTCGCCGCCGCGAAGGGGCTGGCCGCGAACTCGTGGGGCCTGCTCCTGCTCACCGCCACGCCCATGCAGCTGGACCCTGCGGAGTACCACGGCCTGCTCACCCTCATCGACGCGACCACCGCGCCGTCCGTGAAGGGCTTCGAGGCGCGGCTCCAGCGCCAGGAGGAGCTGTCCACCGCGGTGCGCGCGCTGATGGAGGGCAAGGACGCGAAGGCCTCCGTGGCCTCGCTGGCGAAGCGCTTCCCGGAGGACGCGCGGCTGCAGACGCTGAAGGAGAAGGAGGCGCTGCTCGCGCACCTGGCGGAGACGTACAGCCTGTCGGACCGGCTGGTGCGCAACCGGCGCGCGGTGGTGGGCGGCTTCTCCACGCGCAGGCTCCACCGGCACCCGGTGCAGCTCACGCCGGAGGAGCTGAAGGCGCGCGACACCGCGCTCGCCACGCTGGCGAAGGGCACGCTTCGCGGCGCGCCGCTGGCCAACGTGCTCCGGCGTCTGGAGTCCAGCCCCGCGGCGTTCGCGGGCGCGGTGAAGTCCAACCCGGCGCTGAAGGGCGCGGACCTCAAGCTGACCGGCCGGGACGCGAAGCTCATCGCGTTCGTGGGCGTGCTGCGCGGCATCTGGAAGGCGGAGCCGCGCGCGAAGGTGCTCGTGTTCACGGAGAGCCGCGACACGCTGGAGTCGCTCCAGTCGGAGCTGTCGCGCGAGGGCGTGGAGGCGCTGGGCTATCACGGCGACCTGCCGCTCGTGGAGCGCGACCGGCAGGTGGCGCGCTTCCGCGACCCGGAGGGCCCCCGGGTGCTGCTGTGCACGGAGGTGGGCGGCGAGGGCCGCAACTTCCAGTTCGCGCACCACCTGGTCCACTACGACCTGCCGTGGAGCCCCTCCACGGTGGAGCAGCGCATCGGCCGCCTGGACCGCATCGGGCAGACGCACCCGGTGGAGATCCACGTCTTCGACCCCGCGGGCACGCTCGCGTCGGACGTGCTGATGCTGCTGGCGGACGCCGTGGGCGTCTTCGGTGAGACGGTGGGCGGCCTGGACGCGGTGCTGGAGGAGGTGGAGGACCGCATCGCGGACCTGGCCCTGCTGCCCCGCGAGGCGCGCGTGGAGTACGCTGCGGAGCTGAAGGCCCGCGTGGAGGCGGCGCGTGAGCAGGTGAAGCGCGCGTACGACCCGCTCCTGGACGTGCGCAGCTTCGACAAGCCCGCAGTGGCCCGGCTGGTGGCGCGCGCGCAGGAGCGCATGGGCGAGGAGCCGCCGGAGCCCGGGGACGAGGACTCCGACGAGGAGGCCGCGCCGCTGGAGGACGGGCTGTGGAGCGTGGCGCGCGACCTGGACGAGCGCCTGGAGGAGACCGTCACGGAGCTGGCGCGCCGCGTGGGCATTGGCGTGGACACCGACGAACAGGTGGAGGCCTTCCAGGTGGCCTTCCAGTTCGGCCACGCGCTCAACGTCGAAGGCCTGCCCGGCATCGACGTGATGCAGGACCGCACCGTGCTGGGCACCTTCTGGCGCGACACCGCCGTGGAGGCGGAGGAGCTGGAGTACTTCGCCACCGGCCACCCGCTGGTGGAGGCGCTGTTCGGCTTCCTCAAGGACGGCCCCTACGGCCGCAGCGGCTTCCGCCACATCGAGAAGCGCGGCGTGAAGAAGCCCGCGCGCGGCCTGGAGCTGCTCTTCCACGTCCAGCTACCGGAGCCCCAGGACACCTCGCCCGGCGCCCGCGTGCCCAGCCGCCAGCTGGCCCGGTTCCTGGCGCGCACCCTCCTGCCCGTGGCCGTGGTGGAGGGCCCCCAGGGCCCCGTGGCCGACGCTTCCGTACTGGCCGCATTGGAATCCGACGGCAAGGCCCTGAAGGGGGATGAAGTCCACCAGGCCTTCCCCGGCTTCGGCGCCTTCGTGGACGCCGCGCTGCCCGTGGCCCAGGCCGCCGCCGAGGCGGAGCTCGGCCGGTCCGCGAAGAAGGCCCGGGCCGCCATCGAGGCGGAGCGCGACGCGGCCGCCGCCCGTCTGCGCCTCTCCCTCTCCCACCAGGGTCTGGCCCCGGAGGCGGTGGAGGCCCAGGTTGACGCGGAGCGCCATCACTACGAGCGCCTGCTCCAGGCGCTCGCGGGGGCGAAGGTGGTGCTGGACGCGGCCTGCGGGTTCACCCTCAACCGCTGA
- a CDS encoding TadE/TadG family type IV pilus assembly protein, translating to MAFPHPQRRKHESGQAAVEAALCMPLVVFMVLGTLQLFMLLQGRILAQVAVYRAVRAGSLNHGSCEAMTHAALVTMLPTVERTRTPAQLANAFDERKRNFLRVRGSRGTLFTEGPMVEIVRESPDVGWVRGHGEEDLLFDVPTDDAALMRQRTLEIRMVAWYYMRIPFADWVMSRMFLAQFHLKNYTNANPLNPAQKESDWWADTDVELGPDDWPGGDLGERMLRWNAQGHYLFPIQVHAAMKMMTPVRAANFNGGAGCSLHGF from the coding sequence ATGGCCTTCCCCCACCCCCAGCGTCGGAAGCACGAGTCCGGTCAGGCCGCCGTGGAAGCGGCGTTGTGCATGCCGCTCGTGGTGTTCATGGTGCTGGGCACGCTGCAGCTCTTCATGCTGCTGCAGGGCCGCATCCTGGCGCAGGTGGCGGTGTACCGCGCGGTGCGCGCGGGCAGCCTCAACCACGGCAGCTGCGAGGCGATGACGCACGCGGCGCTGGTGACGATGCTGCCCACGGTGGAGCGCACGCGCACGCCCGCGCAGCTGGCCAACGCCTTTGACGAGCGCAAGCGCAACTTCCTGCGCGTGCGCGGCTCGCGGGGGACGCTCTTCACCGAAGGGCCCATGGTCGAAATCGTCCGCGAGTCCCCGGACGTGGGCTGGGTGCGCGGCCATGGAGAAGAGGACCTGCTGTTCGACGTGCCCACGGACGACGCGGCGTTGATGCGCCAGCGCACGCTCGAGATCCGCATGGTGGCCTGGTACTACATGCGCATCCCGTTCGCGGACTGGGTGATGAGCCGCATGTTCCTGGCCCAGTTCCACCTGAAGAACTACACGAACGCGAACCCGCTCAACCCGGCGCAGAAGGAGTCCGACTGGTGGGCGGACACCGACGTGGAGCTGGGGCCGGATGACTGGCCCGGCGGGGACCTGGGCGAGCGGATGCTGCGCTGGAACGCGCAGGGGCACTACCTGTTCCCCATCCAGGTGCACGCGGCCATGAAGATGATGACCCCGGTGAGGGCGGCGAACTTCAATGGAGGTGCCGGATGCAGCCTGCACGGCTTCTGA
- a CDS encoding pilus biogenesis operon protein: MQPARLLKSGPRGQALVLFSLTFLLLTLMVLGTLGFGMRAKERVEIQMAADAAAYSQAVSTARTFNAIAVMNRAQIAHMVAMAGTQSMISYGSQQYAARQLSPCAMPGNDWSALDEAAGQQVITLQGRAGSMFRAELVMYNRLIGTHLARQGLTRLIAREVNPELDAPDEGDAKSLAEVSGGASAGTGYDDLMQQVKTGTVPDTSGAVMTTGGGQGDAMRNATMGSLGWTWVHNRETGSAGFGSGAAAHNPGFQFYASASAMDSSTYQTISGRNSWAHDHGRAVTGTCPDGTPYTAAATDAWVMSDERQSHEDQHVYGAKAPPGQGAENNTTVDERHTLGACVVCPGIWPYSVGFNAGLLHGNAAENDYGQPKLYAMLRRDYASGSRRARPDPWNLVFTFKFANQETEFDNAAPLGRIQPTGREDVQRNQVALAAGLAYYHRPRPAAVGGGWEEPPNFLNPFWRATLVSTEGARDDKPANSLQAAGFSEHAEALRRLDNAGYRGGSSTGGKY, translated from the coding sequence ATGCAGCCTGCACGGCTTCTGAAGTCCGGCCCGCGCGGCCAGGCGCTGGTGCTGTTCTCGCTGACGTTCCTCCTGCTGACGCTGATGGTGCTGGGCACGCTGGGCTTCGGCATGCGCGCGAAGGAGCGCGTGGAAATCCAGATGGCGGCGGACGCGGCGGCCTACAGCCAGGCGGTGTCCACGGCGCGCACGTTCAACGCCATCGCGGTGATGAACCGCGCCCAGATTGCCCACATGGTGGCCATGGCGGGCACGCAGTCGATGATCAGCTACGGCAGCCAGCAGTACGCCGCGCGGCAGCTCTCCCCGTGCGCCATGCCCGGCAACGACTGGTCCGCCCTGGACGAGGCGGCGGGCCAGCAGGTGATCACGCTCCAGGGGCGCGCGGGCAGCATGTTCCGCGCGGAGTTGGTCATGTACAACCGGCTCATCGGAACGCACCTGGCGCGACAGGGCCTCACCAGGCTCATCGCCCGGGAGGTCAACCCGGAGCTCGACGCCCCGGATGAGGGCGACGCCAAGTCCCTGGCGGAGGTGTCCGGCGGCGCGTCCGCCGGCACGGGCTACGACGACCTGATGCAGCAGGTGAAGACCGGCACCGTGCCGGACACCTCGGGCGCGGTGATGACCACCGGTGGAGGCCAGGGCGACGCCATGCGCAACGCCACCATGGGCAGCCTGGGGTGGACGTGGGTGCACAACCGGGAGACCGGCAGCGCGGGCTTCGGCTCGGGCGCCGCCGCGCACAACCCCGGCTTCCAGTTCTACGCCAGCGCGTCCGCGATGGACTCCTCCACCTACCAGACCATCTCCGGCCGCAACTCGTGGGCGCACGACCACGGCCGCGCGGTGACGGGCACCTGCCCGGACGGCACCCCCTACACCGCCGCGGCGACGGACGCGTGGGTGATGTCCGACGAGCGCCAGTCCCACGAGGACCAGCACGTCTACGGCGCGAAGGCGCCGCCCGGCCAGGGCGCGGAGAACAACACCACCGTGGATGAGCGCCACACGCTGGGCGCCTGCGTGGTGTGCCCCGGCATCTGGCCCTACTCGGTGGGCTTCAACGCGGGGCTGCTGCACGGCAACGCCGCGGAGAACGACTACGGTCAGCCCAAGCTGTACGCCATGCTCCGGCGCGACTACGCGAGCGGCTCGCGCCGCGCCCGGCCGGATCCATGGAACCTGGTGTTCACCTTCAAGTTCGCCAACCAGGAGACGGAGTTCGACAACGCCGCGCCGCTGGGCCGCATCCAGCCCACCGGCCGCGAGGACGTGCAGCGCAACCAGGTGGCGCTGGCCGCGGGGCTCGCCTACTACCACCGGCCCCGGCCGGCGGCGGTGGGCGGCGGCTGGGAGGAACCGCCCAACTTCCTCAACCCCTTCTGGCGCGCCACGCTGGTGAGCACCGAGGGCGCCCGCGACGACAAGCCCGCGAACAGCCTGCAGGCGGCGGGCTTCTCCGAGCACGCGGAAGCGCTGCGCCGGCTGGACAACGCCGGCTACCGGGGCGGCAGCAGCACGGGAGGGAAGTACTGA
- a CDS encoding ABC transporter ATP-binding protein codes for MAPRPSAHVYRRLLGYLRPYRRLLLAGTLASLTAAAATAAYAWVVGPLLRAVLTGAPVTVAGMTLAPEALLSRLPLLVVAVALVKATAQFLQGGLMQRLGQRVMADLRGFLYGRLLAQPPAFFEQRHSGELVSRFTSDVPLVEFSVTQALSSYVRDGLQICALLATCFLIDAKLFLFTFVVVPVTVVPVSRFARSLKKVATRSQANLGALSAITAEQLQNLPVVQAYGTVPRALESFDAEAEAYLTEMRRSLFIRGAFSPTVELLGIVGVAVAVAWGARAVSMDPTLAGRLLSFMAAALLLYQPVKSLSGTLSQVLTGLAAAERLFALADSPVPPDVGAEAPPLSRALELSGVRATYSDGREALKGVDLTIPAGARVALVGPSGAGKTTLFSVLLGFLPPSGGEVKWDGVPLSSLKASSVRAQLAWVPQEPVLFSGTVRHNLRLGQPDATDDALWEALRLAHAEDFVRALPGGLDEPVGERGSRLSGGQRQRLALARAFLRRPSLLLLDEPTSALDATSEAAVGAGLQALMKGRTVLVIAHRLSTVRDADLIAVVEGGQVVEAGTHEQLLALRGRYARLLGEGAVAA; via the coding sequence GTGGCCCCCCGTCCCTCCGCGCACGTCTATCGCCGGCTCCTGGGCTACCTCCGCCCGTACCGCCGGTTGCTGCTCGCGGGCACGCTGGCCTCGCTCACCGCCGCGGCCGCGACCGCCGCGTACGCGTGGGTCGTCGGGCCCCTGCTGCGCGCCGTCCTCACCGGCGCCCCCGTCACCGTCGCGGGGATGACCCTGGCGCCGGAGGCCCTGCTGTCACGGCTGCCCCTGCTGGTCGTCGCGGTCGCACTGGTGAAGGCCACGGCCCAGTTCCTCCAGGGCGGCCTGATGCAGCGCTTGGGCCAGCGGGTGATGGCCGACCTGAGGGGCTTTCTCTACGGCCGCCTGCTCGCCCAGCCACCGGCGTTCTTCGAGCAGCGGCACTCTGGAGAACTTGTCTCCCGGTTCACCTCGGACGTACCCCTGGTGGAGTTCTCTGTCACCCAGGCGCTGTCATCGTACGTAAGGGATGGGCTGCAGATCTGCGCACTGCTGGCGACCTGCTTCCTCATCGACGCGAAACTCTTTCTCTTCACGTTCGTCGTCGTGCCCGTGACGGTGGTGCCGGTGAGCCGCTTCGCGCGGTCGCTCAAGAAGGTGGCCACCCGCTCGCAGGCGAACCTGGGCGCGCTCAGCGCCATCACCGCCGAGCAGCTACAGAACCTCCCCGTGGTGCAGGCCTACGGCACGGTGCCTCGCGCGCTGGAGTCGTTCGACGCGGAGGCCGAGGCGTACCTCACGGAGATGCGCCGCTCGCTCTTCATCCGCGGCGCCTTCAGCCCCACGGTGGAGCTGCTGGGCATCGTCGGCGTGGCGGTGGCGGTGGCGTGGGGCGCCCGCGCGGTGTCCATGGATCCGACGCTGGCCGGGCGGCTCTTGTCCTTCATGGCGGCGGCGCTCCTGCTCTACCAGCCGGTGAAGTCGCTGAGCGGCACGCTGTCCCAGGTGCTCACGGGGCTGGCGGCGGCGGAGCGCCTGTTCGCGCTCGCGGACTCGCCGGTGCCGCCGGACGTGGGCGCGGAGGCCCCTCCCCTGTCGCGCGCCCTGGAGCTGTCCGGCGTGCGCGCCACCTACTCGGATGGACGCGAGGCCCTCAAGGGCGTGGACCTGACGATTCCCGCGGGCGCGCGCGTGGCGCTGGTGGGCCCGTCCGGCGCGGGCAAGACGACGTTGTTCTCCGTGCTGTTGGGCTTCCTGCCGCCGAGCGGCGGTGAGGTGAAGTGGGACGGCGTGCCGCTGTCCTCGCTCAAGGCGTCCAGCGTGCGCGCGCAGCTGGCGTGGGTGCCGCAGGAGCCGGTGCTCTTCTCCGGCACCGTGCGCCACAACCTGCGCCTGGGCCAGCCGGACGCGACGGACGACGCGCTGTGGGAAGCGCTGCGGCTGGCGCACGCGGAGGACTTCGTGCGCGCGCTGCCCGGCGGCCTGGATGAGCCCGTGGGCGAGCGGGGCAGCCGCCTGTCCGGCGGACAACGGCAGCGGCTGGCCCTGGCGCGCGCCTTCCTGCGCCGCCCGTCACTGCTGCTGCTGGATGAGCCCACGAGCGCCCTGGACGCCACCAGCGAGGCGGCGGTGGGCGCGGGGCTCCAGGCGCTGATGAAGGGCCGCACGGTGCTGGTCATCGCGCACCGGCTCAGCACCGTGCGCGACGCGGACCTCATCGCCGTGGTGGAGGGCGGACAGGTGGTGGAGGCCGGCACGCACGAGCAGTTGCTCGCGCTGCGGGGCCGCTATGCGCGCCTGTTGGGCGAAGGCGCCGTCGCCGCCTGA
- the dnaJ gene encoding molecular chaperone DnaJ yields the protein MAGAAGQKRDYYEVLGVQKNVTAQDLKSAFRKVALQYHPDRNPGNHEAEEKFKEASEAYEVLSDPDRRTKYDRFGHAGNPFGDAGGGFQGVNINDIFGEIFGDIFGGGGGRGRQRQSRGADLRYNLEISFEEAAFGCRPKVTIPRPKKCETCSGSGSKSGAAPRQCAACGGSGELRYSQGFFAVSRPCGDCGGSGATIPDPCAKCRGSGKTPSEEVIEVAIPGGVDNGTRVRLAGMGEPGDRGAPAGDLYVTVIVREHPLFQREEYEVFCEVPVSFTQAALGAKIDVPTLDGKVKMTIPAGTQSGKVFRLRGKGIPHLHSQQRGDQHVRVIIETPTELSSKQRELLERFAEVSGEETHPQSKSFFDKVKELFG from the coding sequence ATGGCAGGGGCCGCAGGGCAGAAGCGCGACTACTACGAGGTCCTGGGCGTCCAGAAGAACGTTACGGCGCAGGACCTGAAAAGCGCGTTCCGGAAGGTCGCGTTGCAGTACCACCCGGACCGCAACCCCGGGAACCACGAGGCCGAGGAGAAGTTCAAGGAAGCCTCGGAGGCCTACGAGGTCCTGAGCGATCCGGACCGGCGCACGAAGTACGACCGCTTCGGACACGCGGGCAATCCCTTCGGGGACGCGGGCGGCGGCTTCCAGGGCGTCAACATCAACGACATCTTCGGAGAGATCTTCGGCGACATCTTCGGGGGTGGCGGCGGGCGTGGCCGGCAGCGGCAGAGCCGGGGCGCGGACCTGCGCTACAACCTGGAGATCAGCTTCGAGGAGGCGGCGTTCGGCTGCCGCCCGAAGGTGACCATCCCCCGTCCGAAGAAGTGCGAGACCTGCTCCGGCTCCGGCAGCAAGAGCGGCGCGGCGCCCCGGCAGTGCGCGGCGTGCGGCGGCAGCGGGGAATTGCGCTACTCGCAGGGCTTCTTCGCGGTGTCCCGTCCGTGCGGCGACTGCGGCGGTTCGGGCGCCACCATTCCGGATCCGTGCGCCAAGTGCCGGGGCTCCGGGAAGACGCCGTCCGAAGAGGTCATCGAGGTCGCCATCCCGGGCGGCGTGGACAACGGCACGCGCGTGCGGCTGGCGGGCATGGGTGAGCCGGGAGACCGGGGCGCGCCCGCGGGCGACCTGTACGTGACGGTCATCGTGCGCGAGCACCCGCTGTTCCAGCGCGAGGAGTACGAGGTCTTCTGCGAGGTGCCGGTGTCCTTCACGCAGGCGGCGCTGGGGGCGAAGATCGACGTGCCCACGCTGGACGGCAAGGTGAAGATGACCATCCCGGCGGGGACCCAGTCCGGCAAGGTGTTCCGCCTGCGCGGCAAGGGCATCCCGCACCTGCACAGCCAGCAGCGCGGGGATCAGCACGTGCGCGTCATCATCGAAACGCCCACGGAGCTGTCCTCCAAGCAGCGCGAGCTGCTGGAGCGCTTCGCGGAGGTGTCCGGCGAGGAGACCCATCCCCAGTCGAAGTCCTTCTTCGACAAGGTGAAGGAGCTCTTCGGCTAG